Proteins encoded in a region of the Pseudomonas putida genome:
- a CDS encoding TonB-dependent receptor, which translates to MAKRSVAPASISMLGLLVVPAVHAAVQTQAQGSLALPATAVTSAYEQQSYKASESRSAMKIDAPLRDIPQTVNVVPESVIKDQGAQSMEDVLKNVPGIGLSNGDGQRDQVTIRGFSAIGDMYIDGVRDDALYFRDLSNVERVEVIKGPAAVLYGRGSSGGLINSISKKPSFTPKREVGMSFDSEGKRRTQFDTGWADPQSNQAYRVTGAFEDSDTFRDDGYIDRKAIAPSAYFRLSDDLELNLGATYLYDKRLIDFGIPALGNRPVDVDRDKRFGSGDADQDYARSEVFSLTASLDYRINDSFTLTNTSRYYRYDLDRNNTLADSSPTRFVTAPNGELLVKLNRGNVARDEYGVFNQTELKQQAQVAGMQHNLLYGVEVGLQDKYQRVLSQNNVAQVPVYRDALVPVPDHAANLSSKGTNFQQTTGLYLQDMIELNEHWKALVGVRYDIFGQEYDDDRVQNVDLDRTDKTWSPRAGLVYQPDTIQSYYVSVSRSYQPSGEVFAVSPTNQHLEPEETTNYEIGAKWDLLDSRLSLTAAVFRLERTNMKTADPANPNLTVLAGEQRTDGFEATVSGQLSDKWQVYAGYAYLDAEITKSNSKTNGVANEGQTPTLTPRNSANIWLVRTLTPEWRVAAGANYVDERYTALDNVVVMPGYTTFDAALLYSVPQWDAALRLKNAFDRDYYASAHGSVDLVTPGAPRTLEASFNYRF; encoded by the coding sequence ATGGCAAAAAGGTCCGTTGCCCCAGCATCCATTTCCATGCTGGGCCTGCTGGTTGTGCCTGCTGTTCACGCTGCCGTTCAAACCCAAGCGCAGGGTAGCCTCGCCCTGCCCGCCACTGCCGTCACCAGCGCCTACGAGCAGCAAAGCTACAAGGCCAGTGAAAGCCGCAGCGCCATGAAGATCGACGCGCCGCTGCGTGATATCCCGCAAACCGTCAACGTCGTGCCCGAAAGCGTAATCAAGGATCAGGGCGCGCAGTCCATGGAGGACGTGCTGAAGAACGTGCCCGGCATCGGCCTGTCCAACGGCGACGGCCAGCGCGACCAGGTGACCATCCGCGGCTTCAGCGCCATTGGCGACATGTACATCGACGGCGTGCGCGACGATGCCCTGTACTTCCGTGACCTGTCCAACGTCGAGCGTGTCGAGGTGATCAAGGGCCCAGCCGCCGTGCTGTATGGCCGTGGTTCTTCTGGCGGGCTGATCAACAGCATCAGCAAGAAGCCAAGCTTCACGCCCAAGCGCGAAGTGGGCATGAGCTTCGACAGCGAAGGCAAACGCCGCACGCAGTTCGACACCGGTTGGGCCGACCCGCAAAGCAACCAGGCCTACCGCGTAACCGGCGCCTTCGAAGACAGCGACACCTTCCGCGACGATGGCTATATCGACCGCAAGGCCATCGCGCCGTCGGCCTACTTCCGCCTCTCGGACGACCTGGAACTGAACCTGGGCGCCACCTACCTGTACGACAAGCGCCTGATCGACTTCGGCATCCCGGCCCTGGGCAACCGCCCGGTGGATGTCGATCGCGACAAGCGCTTCGGCTCTGGCGATGCCGACCAGGACTACGCCCGCAGCGAGGTGTTCTCGCTGACCGCCAGCCTGGACTACCGCATCAACGACAGCTTCACGCTGACCAACACCAGCCGTTACTACCGCTACGACCTGGACCGCAACAACACCCTGGCCGACAGCAGCCCGACACGCTTCGTCACTGCGCCCAACGGCGAATTGCTGGTCAAGCTCAACCGTGGCAACGTTGCCCGTGACGAGTACGGTGTATTCAACCAGACCGAACTCAAGCAGCAGGCGCAAGTGGCCGGCATGCAGCACAACCTGCTGTATGGCGTGGAAGTGGGCTTGCAGGACAAGTACCAGCGCGTGCTGAGCCAAAACAATGTGGCCCAGGTGCCGGTGTACCGCGACGCCCTGGTGCCGGTGCCAGACCATGCCGCCAACCTGTCGTCCAAAGGCACCAACTTCCAGCAGACCACCGGTTTGTACCTGCAGGACATGATCGAGCTTAACGAGCACTGGAAGGCCCTGGTGGGTGTGCGTTATGACATCTTCGGCCAGGAGTACGACGACGACCGCGTGCAGAACGTCGACCTCGACCGCACCGACAAGACCTGGAGCCCGCGCGCCGGCCTGGTCTATCAGCCGGACACCATCCAGTCCTACTACGTGTCGGTCAGCCGCAGCTACCAGCCTTCGGGCGAAGTGTTCGCGGTCAGCCCGACCAACCAGCATCTGGAGCCGGAAGAAACCACCAACTATGAAATCGGCGCCAAATGGGACCTGCTCGACAGCCGCCTGTCGCTGACCGCTGCGGTGTTCCGCCTTGAGCGCACCAACATGAAGACTGCCGACCCGGCCAACCCCAACCTGACCGTACTGGCGGGCGAGCAACGTACCGATGGTTTCGAAGCCACCGTCAGCGGGCAGCTCTCGGACAAGTGGCAAGTCTACGCCGGTTACGCCTACCTGGATGCCGAGATCACCAAGTCGAACAGCAAGACCAATGGCGTGGCCAATGAAGGCCAGACCCCTACGCTGACGCCGCGTAACAGCGCCAACATCTGGCTGGTGCGCACCCTGACCCCAGAGTGGCGCGTGGCTGCCGGTGCCAACTACGTCGACGAGCGCTACACCGCGCTCGACAACGTAGTGGTGATGCCGGGCTACACCACCTTCGACGCCGCACTGCTGTACAGCGTGCCGCAGTGGGATGCCGCGCTGCGCCTGAAGAACGCCTTCGACCGTGACTACTATGCCTCGGCGCACGGCTCGGTGGACCTGGTTACGCCAGGGGCACCACGGACGCTGGAAGCCAGCTTCAACTACCGCTTCTGA
- a CDS encoding aldehyde dehydrogenase (NADP(+)) gives MPEILGHNFIAGQRSAAGSQRLQSLDASTGEALPFSFAQATEAEVDQAASAAAAAFAEFRQLAPARRAEFLDAIAAELDELDELDDAFVAIVCRETALPAARIQGERGRTSGQMRLFAQVLRRGDFLGARIDLALPARQPLPRVDLRQMRIGVGPVAVFGASNFPLAFSTAGGDTAAALAAGCPVVFKAHSGHMATADLVACAIVRAAERTGMPKGVFNMVFGGGVGEWLVKHPAIQAVGFTGSLKGGDALCRMAAERPQPIPVFAEMSSINPVIILPGALAKRGEAIARELAGSVCMGAGQFCTNPGLVIGLQSPQYNQLLADLGQHLDQQAGQTMLNAGGLRSYVGGLEHLHAHSGIQHLAGQKQEGSQARAQLFKADAGLLVQSDPLLQEEVFGPTTVAVAVQDDEQLRAALLGLRGQLTATLIGEAEDFEAYAWLVPLLEEKVGRILINGYPTGVEVCDAMVHGGPYPATSDARGTSVGTLAIDRFLRPVCYQNYPQALLPEALRDGNPLGLRRLVNGQWSEEVI, from the coding sequence ATGCCTGAAATCCTCGGCCACAACTTCATCGCCGGTCAGCGCAGTGCCGCTGGTTCTCAGCGCCTGCAGAGCCTGGACGCCAGCACTGGCGAAGCCCTGCCCTTCAGCTTCGCCCAAGCTACCGAGGCCGAAGTGGACCAGGCCGCCAGCGCCGCCGCCGCCGCCTTCGCCGAATTCCGCCAACTGGCCCCGGCACGTCGTGCCGAGTTTCTCGACGCCATCGCCGCCGAACTGGACGAACTGGACGAACTGGACGATGCCTTCGTCGCCATCGTCTGCCGCGAAACAGCCCTGCCCGCCGCCCGTATCCAGGGCGAGCGCGGCCGCACCAGTGGGCAGATGCGCCTGTTCGCCCAGGTACTGCGTCGCGGCGACTTCCTCGGCGCGCGCATCGACCTGGCACTGCCCGCACGCCAACCCCTGCCACGCGTAGACCTGCGCCAGATGCGCATCGGTGTCGGCCCGGTCGCTGTGTTTGGCGCCAGCAACTTCCCGCTGGCCTTCTCCACCGCTGGCGGTGATACCGCCGCAGCCCTGGCCGCCGGCTGCCCGGTGGTGTTCAAGGCTCACAGCGGCCACATGGCCACCGCCGACCTGGTTGCTTGCGCCATCGTGCGCGCCGCCGAACGTACCGGCATGCCCAAAGGCGTGTTCAACATGGTATTCGGAGGCGGCGTGGGCGAGTGGCTGGTCAAGCACCCAGCCATCCAGGCCGTTGGCTTCACCGGCTCGCTGAAAGGCGGTGACGCTCTGTGCCGCATGGCCGCCGAGCGCCCGCAGCCAATCCCGGTGTTCGCCGAGATGTCCAGCATCAACCCGGTCATCATCCTGCCGGGCGCCCTGGCCAAGCGTGGCGAGGCCATTGCTCGCGAACTGGCCGGCTCTGTGTGCATGGGTGCCGGGCAGTTCTGCACCAACCCGGGCCTGGTGATCGGGCTGCAGTCGCCGCAGTACAACCAGTTACTGGCCGACCTTGGCCAGCATCTGGACCAACAGGCCGGGCAAACCATGCTCAACGCGGGAGGCCTGCGCAGCTACGTTGGCGGCCTGGAGCACCTGCATGCCCATAGTGGAATCCAGCACCTGGCCGGCCAGAAGCAGGAAGGCAGCCAGGCCCGCGCCCAGCTGTTCAAGGCCGATGCAGGCCTGCTGGTCCAGTCTGACCCGCTGCTGCAGGAAGAAGTGTTCGGCCCCACCACCGTGGCCGTAGCAGTGCAGGACGACGAACAACTGCGCGCCGCCCTGCTCGGCCTGCGTGGCCAGTTGACCGCTACCCTGATCGGCGAAGCGGAAGATTTCGAGGCCTACGCCTGGTTGGTGCCACTGCTTGAGGAGAAAGTCGGGCGGATCCTGATCAATGGCTACCCGACCGGTGTCGAAGTGTGTGATGCCATGGTTCACGGCGGGCCTTACCCTGCGACCTCGGATGCGCGTGGCACCTCGGTCGGCACCTTGGCCATCGACCGCTTCCTGCGCCCAGTGTGCTACCAGAACTATCCGCAGGCGTTGCTGCCCGAAGCACTGCGCGATGGCAACCCGCTGGGGCTGCGTCGGCTGGTGAACGGGCAATGGAGCGAGGAGGTGATCTGA
- a CDS encoding FadR/GntR family transcriptional regulator: MTEQQVQARTRRKPRSLAQELVTVLTERIRSGQLKRGDKLPTESQIMAEEGVSRTVVREAISRLQAAGQVETRHGIGTFVLDAPATGGFRIDPATVVTLREVLAVLELRIALEIESAGLAAQRRSDEALAGMRAALDELNEGAAHATDAVSADFQFHLRIAQASGNHYFADIINHLGTSIIPRTRLNSARLAHDDQAHYMSRLMHEHEAIYEAIARQDSEGAKMAMRMHLSNSRERLRQAHEAAEAQGA, from the coding sequence ATGACAGAGCAGCAGGTACAGGCAAGGACCCGGCGCAAGCCGCGCAGTCTGGCCCAGGAACTGGTCACAGTGCTGACCGAGCGCATTCGCAGTGGCCAGCTCAAGCGCGGCGACAAGCTGCCGACCGAATCGCAGATCATGGCCGAAGAGGGCGTCAGCCGCACCGTGGTGCGTGAGGCGATCTCGCGGCTGCAGGCTGCCGGGCAGGTAGAGACCCGTCATGGCATCGGCACCTTCGTGCTGGATGCACCGGCAACCGGGGGCTTTCGCATCGACCCGGCCACTGTGGTCACCCTGCGCGAAGTGCTGGCGGTGCTGGAGTTGCGCATTGCCCTGGAGATCGAGTCCGCTGGGCTGGCGGCGCAGCGACGCAGTGATGAAGCGCTGGCTGGTATGCGGGCGGCGCTGGACGAACTCAACGAAGGGGCCGCCCATGCCACTGATGCGGTGTCGGCGGACTTCCAGTTCCACCTGCGCATCGCCCAGGCCAGCGGTAACCACTACTTCGCCGATATCATCAACCACCTGGGTACCAGTATCATTCCGCGCACCCGGCTGAATTCGGCGCGGCTGGCCCATGATGATCAGGCGCATTACATGAGCCGGTTGATGCATGAGCACGAGGCGATCTATGAAGCGATTGCCCGGCAGGACAGCGAAGGGGCGAAGATGGCCATGCGTATGCACCTGAGCAACAGCCGCGAGCGCTTGCGTCAGGCGCATGAGGCGGCTGAGGCACAAGGGGCCTGA
- a CDS encoding DMT family transporter — translation MFSKTLCLLVLPFALALLAGAVLPFQAAGNAAVGRALGHWLWGAFTSLTVSSLVVVAALLILRVPVPDLDKALQGPWWLWVGGVLGAMYVAGAAALTPKLGAAGFLVLVVAGQIITAVLADHFGVMGLGGKPLSLARVAGVVLILCGVLLVQGTWAPAPSADSTVPVKQQEN, via the coding sequence ATGTTCAGTAAAACCCTGTGTCTTCTGGTGCTTCCCTTTGCCCTGGCGTTGCTAGCCGGGGCAGTTTTGCCGTTCCAGGCCGCAGGTAATGCCGCCGTCGGCCGGGCGTTGGGGCACTGGCTGTGGGGGGCATTCACGTCGTTGACGGTGAGTTCGCTGGTGGTTGTCGCCGCGCTGTTGATCCTCAGAGTGCCAGTGCCAGACCTAGACAAGGCCCTGCAGGGGCCATGGTGGCTTTGGGTCGGGGGAGTGCTGGGGGCGATGTATGTGGCCGGTGCCGCAGCACTTACTCCCAAACTGGGCGCGGCGGGGTTCCTGGTGCTGGTGGTGGCCGGGCAGATCATCACAGCGGTGCTCGCCGACCACTTCGGGGTAATGGGGCTGGGCGGTAAGCCGCTCAGCCTGGCCAGGGTAGCGGGTGTAGTGCTAATCCTGTGCGGTGTGCTGCTGGTGCAGGGTACATGGGCGCCGGCGCCATCGGCCGATTCCACGGTACCGGTGAAGCAGCAGGAAAACTGA
- a CDS encoding LysR family transcriptional regulator: MDAFDSRRADELATLLALHEQGSFAAAGRQLERHPTVLSKRLSSLETRLGIRLVERSTRQLRFTDEGQRLVAKVREASRLIAEAEQEAAEGAATVRGRLRLALPAAMGRRWLSGMLADFVLAYPQVTVETEYADRFVDLIGEGFDAAIRIGELADNRLVARKLCDHVRILCASPQYLARHGVPAEPEQLPEHNCLGFSGLRSFPEWRLKSGAHQVNVKVTGSLRSNDNEALLEAARRGVGILAGGDWLMGEDLASGNLVRVLPQWQLDVAAGIYLVRPTARLNTAALGAFKAWLEDRFKGGAPWRP, encoded by the coding sequence ATGGATGCCTTCGACAGCCGCCGCGCCGATGAACTTGCCACTTTGCTGGCCTTGCATGAGCAGGGCTCGTTTGCTGCTGCCGGGCGACAACTGGAGCGCCACCCCACGGTGCTGTCGAAACGCCTGAGCTCACTGGAAACGCGGCTGGGCATTCGCCTGGTGGAGCGCAGCACGCGGCAGTTGCGCTTTACCGATGAGGGACAGCGGCTGGTAGCCAAGGTACGCGAGGCAAGCCGGCTGATTGCCGAAGCGGAGCAGGAGGCTGCCGAAGGCGCTGCAACGGTGCGTGGGCGCCTGCGTCTGGCGTTACCGGCTGCCATGGGCAGGCGCTGGTTAAGCGGGATGCTTGCCGACTTTGTGCTGGCCTACCCGCAAGTGACGGTGGAGACCGAGTACGCCGACCGTTTCGTTGACCTGATCGGCGAGGGCTTCGACGCCGCGATTCGCATTGGTGAGCTAGCGGACAATCGACTGGTGGCGAGGAAATTATGCGATCACGTACGCATCCTGTGCGCATCGCCTCAGTACCTCGCTCGGCATGGGGTGCCTGCGGAGCCGGAACAATTGCCTGAGCATAATTGTTTAGGTTTCAGTGGTTTACGATCATTTCCTGAATGGCGCCTGAAGAGCGGCGCGCATCAGGTAAACGTCAAGGTTACCGGTAGCCTGCGCAGCAATGACAACGAAGCGCTGCTGGAGGCAGCGCGCCGCGGTGTAGGAATTTTGGCGGGTGGCGACTGGCTGATGGGCGAGGACCTGGCCAGCGGCAACCTAGTACGGGTGCTGCCGCAATGGCAATTGGACGTGGCGGCGGGCATCTACCTGGTGCGACCCACCGCACGCCTGAATACAGCGGCCCTGGGCGCCTTCAAGGCCTGGCTGGAGGACCGTTTCAAGGGCGGCGCCCCTTGGCGGCCCTGA
- a CDS encoding MFS transporter encodes MQATKKTHVRYLILFMLFLVTTINYADRATIAIAGSSLQKDLGIDAVTLGYIFSAFGWAYVAGQIPGGWLLDRFGSKNVYAFSIFTWSLFTLLQGFVGGLPVAWAVVTLFTLRFLVGFAEAPSFPGNARIVAAWFPTQERGTASAIFNSAQYFATALFAPIMGWIVFSFGWEHVFVVMGALGIVFSMVWLKTIHNPRQHPRISQSELEHIEHNGGLVDMDQKRGNDGPKWGYIKQLLTSRMLLGVYLGQYCINAITYFFLTWFPVYLVQERGMTILKAGFIASLPAVCGFIGGVLGGVISDWLLRRGNSLTFSRKLPIVCGLLLSTTMVFCNYVDAEWMVVGFMTLAFFGKGIGALGWAVVADTSPKQIAGLSGGLFNTFGNIASITTPIVIGYIISATGSFKWALVYVGANALVAVFSYLVIVGPIKRIELRDDAPKPQAEPAANGELASSRH; translated from the coding sequence ATGCAAGCGACTAAAAAGACGCATGTGCGCTACCTGATCCTGTTCATGCTTTTTCTGGTGACCACGATCAACTATGCCGACCGCGCTACCATCGCCATCGCAGGCTCCAGCCTGCAGAAAGACCTCGGCATTGACGCCGTAACCCTCGGTTATATCTTCTCCGCCTTCGGATGGGCTTACGTGGCTGGCCAGATTCCTGGTGGCTGGCTGCTCGATCGCTTCGGTTCCAAGAACGTCTACGCCTTCAGCATCTTCACCTGGTCGCTGTTCACCCTGTTGCAGGGTTTTGTCGGTGGCCTGCCGGTTGCCTGGGCGGTTGTCACCCTCTTCACCTTGCGCTTTCTGGTTGGCTTCGCCGAAGCCCCGTCGTTCCCGGGCAACGCACGCATCGTCGCCGCCTGGTTTCCGACTCAGGAGCGCGGCACTGCCTCAGCCATCTTCAACTCGGCGCAGTACTTCGCCACGGCGCTGTTCGCCCCGATAATGGGCTGGATCGTGTTCAGCTTCGGCTGGGAGCACGTGTTTGTCGTCATGGGTGCACTGGGCATCGTGTTCTCCATGGTGTGGCTGAAAACCATCCACAACCCGCGCCAACACCCACGCATCAGCCAAAGCGAGCTCGAACACATCGAGCATAACGGCGGCCTGGTGGACATGGACCAGAAGCGCGGCAACGACGGCCCGAAATGGGGCTACATCAAGCAACTGCTGACCAGCCGCATGCTGCTGGGCGTGTACCTGGGCCAGTATTGCATCAACGCCATCACCTACTTCTTCCTTACCTGGTTCCCCGTGTACCTGGTGCAGGAACGTGGCATGACCATTCTCAAGGCCGGCTTCATCGCCTCGCTGCCGGCGGTCTGCGGTTTCATTGGGGGCGTGCTGGGTGGCGTGATCTCCGACTGGCTGCTGCGCCGTGGCAACTCGCTGACCTTCTCGCGCAAACTGCCGATCGTGTGCGGCCTGCTGCTGTCGACCACCATGGTGTTCTGCAACTACGTCGATGCCGAGTGGATGGTGGTTGGCTTCATGACCCTGGCGTTCTTCGGCAAAGGCATTGGCGCGCTGGGTTGGGCGGTGGTGGCAGACACCTCGCCGAAACAGATCGCCGGGCTGTCCGGTGGCCTGTTCAACACCTTCGGCAACATCGCCTCGATCACCACCCCTATCGTGATCGGCTACATCATCAGCGCCACCGGCTCGTTCAAATGGGCGCTGGTGTACGTGGGCGCCAACGCGCTGGTGGCGGTGTTCAGCTACCTGGTGATCGTCGGCCCGATCAAGCGTATCGAACTGCGCGACGACGCCCCAAAGCCACAGGCTGAGCCTGCCGCCAATGGCGAACTGGCCAGCTCGCGCCACTGA
- the kdgD gene encoding 5-dehydro-4-deoxyglucarate dehydratase, producing MNPQELKSILSHGLLSFPVTDFNAQGDFNPAGYIKRLEWLAPYGASALFAAGGTGEFFSLAASEYSQVIKTAVDTCATSVPILAGVGGSTRQAIEYAQEAERLGAKGLLLLPHYLTEASQDGVAAHVEAVCKSVNIGVVVYNRNVCRLNADLLEKLAERCPNLIGYKDGLGDIELMVSIRRRLGERFSYLGGLPTAEVYAAAYKALGVPVYSSAVFNFVPKTAMDFYSAIARDDHAAVAKLIDDFFLPYLDIRNRKAGYAVSIVKAGAKIAGYDAGPVRTPLTDLTAEEYEMLAALMDKMGPQ from the coding sequence ATGAATCCACAAGAACTTAAATCCATCCTCTCCCACGGCCTGCTGTCTTTCCCGGTCACCGACTTCAACGCCCAGGGCGACTTCAACCCGGCTGGCTACATCAAGCGCCTGGAGTGGCTGGCCCCGTATGGCGCCAGCGCCCTGTTCGCCGCTGGCGGCACCGGTGAGTTCTTCTCCTTGGCCGCCAGCGAGTACAGCCAGGTGATCAAGACCGCCGTCGATACCTGCGCCACCTCGGTTCCTATCCTCGCGGGTGTTGGTGGGTCCACCCGTCAGGCCATCGAATACGCACAAGAAGCCGAGCGCCTGGGTGCCAAGGGCCTGTTGCTGCTGCCGCATTACCTGACCGAAGCCAGCCAGGACGGCGTCGCCGCACACGTCGAAGCGGTGTGCAAATCGGTGAACATCGGCGTGGTGGTGTACAACCGCAACGTCTGCCGCCTGAACGCCGACCTGCTGGAAAAACTGGCCGAGCGCTGCCCGAACCTGATCGGCTACAAGGATGGCCTGGGTGATATCGAGCTGATGGTGTCGATCCGTCGCCGCCTGGGCGAACGTTTCAGCTACCTGGGTGGCCTGCCGACCGCCGAAGTGTATGCTGCTGCCTACAAGGCCCTGGGCGTGCCGGTGTACTCCTCCGCGGTGTTCAACTTCGTGCCGAAGACCGCCATGGACTTCTACAGTGCCATCGCCCGTGACGACCACGCTGCCGTGGCCAAGCTGATCGACGATTTCTTCCTGCCGTACCTGGACATTCGCAACCGCAAAGCCGGCTACGCCGTGAGCATCGTCAAGGCCGGCGCCAAAATTGCCGGTTACGACGCAGGCCCCGTGCGCACCCCGCTGACCGACCTCACCGCAGAAGAGTACGAGATGCTCGCCGCGCTGATGGACAAGATGGGCCCGCAGTAA
- a CDS encoding quinone oxidoreductase: MVTRIILNGTGTADVMQLEHMAVQTPGPGQVWLEQTAMGVNPLDVLQRKGGAGLALPSGLGLEGAGRVTALGDGVRNVQVGDRVAYAMGPVGAYASGRLFPAERLVKLPPQLEDEAAAAVLFKGITAQYLLKTTFAVGPGTQVLLYGAAGALGQLMAPWARHLGATVIGVVSRPQSVARAQAAGCQHVLVFDAATLASQVRKLTQGQGVDVVYDCVGKVSLEASLDSLRVRGLLVSFGGTSGAPAAIEVATLNAKGSLYLTRPSLAAHTRTVEEYQQRAADVLTAVAEGIIQPRVWRRYPLADAAKAHGDLEQGRSEGALVLTA; the protein is encoded by the coding sequence ATGGTTACCCGCATCATTCTCAATGGCACCGGCACTGCCGATGTCATGCAGCTCGAACACATGGCGGTGCAAACTCCAGGGCCTGGGCAGGTCTGGCTGGAACAGACAGCCATGGGTGTGAACCCGCTGGACGTGTTGCAGCGCAAGGGTGGGGCAGGGCTGGCATTGCCGTCAGGCCTGGGGCTGGAAGGTGCAGGTAGGGTCACTGCCCTCGGCGATGGGGTTCGCAACGTGCAGGTCGGCGACCGGGTCGCCTATGCGATGGGGCCGGTCGGCGCTTATGCCAGCGGCCGGCTGTTCCCGGCCGAACGGCTGGTCAAGCTGCCGCCGCAGCTGGAGGACGAAGCCGCCGCAGCGGTGCTGTTCAAGGGCATTACGGCGCAATACTTGTTGAAAACCACCTTTGCCGTGGGGCCGGGTACACAAGTGCTGCTATACGGCGCAGCCGGTGCCTTGGGCCAGCTGATGGCACCTTGGGCGCGGCACCTGGGGGCGACGGTGATCGGCGTGGTGTCGCGCCCGCAAAGTGTGGCGAGGGCACAGGCAGCAGGCTGCCAGCATGTGCTGGTGTTCGACGCGGCAACCTTGGCCAGCCAGGTGCGCAAGCTGACCCAAGGGCAAGGGGTGGATGTGGTGTATGACTGCGTGGGCAAGGTGTCGCTGGAGGCTTCGCTGGACAGCCTGCGAGTGCGCGGCCTGTTGGTGTCGTTCGGTGGCACCTCCGGTGCACCGGCGGCTATCGAGGTGGCCACGCTCAATGCCAAGGGCTCGTTGTACCTGACCCGGCCGTCGTTAGCGGCCCACACCCGCACGGTCGAGGAGTACCAGCAGCGTGCGGCCGATGTGCTGACGGCCGTCGCCGAGGGTATCATCCAGCCTCGGGTGTGGCGTCGCTACCCGCTGGCTGACGCAGCCAAGGCCCACGGGGACCTGGAGCAAGGGCGGTCGGAGGGCGCGTTGGTACTGACTGCCTGA
- a CDS encoding DUF998 domain-containing protein translates to MKTLDRLLLGSGLLIPLWLLAGVWLTALAYPGYDHLQQAMSQLGATGSPTHSWSPLLNNFPLAGLFGLFAWGLARRWRGSKLALLSAGLVLLHGIGSLGTGWFPCDQGCAPTQPSTAQQLHNLSGLLMFLSLTVASALWAWQGSRIAGSPAFALFSLVCVVLAIVTVILMGQAAQSGQLFGLYQRLNYGVSVIWVASLAWISLRKPAASPLRMAIF, encoded by the coding sequence ATGAAAACCCTCGACCGCCTGTTGCTCGGCAGCGGCCTGCTGATACCCCTCTGGCTGTTGGCAGGGGTATGGCTCACCGCCCTGGCGTACCCCGGCTACGACCACCTGCAACAGGCCATGAGCCAGCTGGGTGCGACAGGCTCGCCAACCCACAGCTGGTCGCCACTGCTCAACAATTTTCCCTTGGCCGGGTTGTTCGGCCTGTTTGCCTGGGGCCTCGCCCGACGCTGGCGTGGCTCGAAGCTGGCGCTGCTGAGTGCCGGCCTGGTGTTGCTGCATGGCATCGGCAGCCTGGGAACCGGGTGGTTCCCTTGCGATCAGGGTTGCGCACCGACACAGCCATCCACCGCCCAGCAACTGCATAACCTGTCCGGCTTGCTGATGTTCCTCTCCCTGACCGTTGCCAGCGCCCTCTGGGCATGGCAGGGCAGCCGCATTGCTGGCTCGCCTGCATTTGCGCTGTTTTCTCTGGTCTGTGTAGTGCTGGCGATCGTCACCGTCATACTGATGGGCCAGGCGGCCCAAAGCGGCCAGCTGTTCGGCCTGTATCAGCGCCTGAACTATGGTGTGTCGGTGATCTGGGTCGCCAGCCTGGCGTGGATCAGCCTGCGCAAGCCTGCTGCCAGCCCGCTGCGCATGGCCATATTCTGA
- a CDS encoding LysR family transcriptional regulator translates to MDELRKIDLNLLLALHALLSEKHVTRAALRLHRSQPAVSHALAQLRKHFDDPLLVRQGGGMALSARAQSLAQPLQDALGNLNGLLATPLFEPARAQRRFRLSLSDYSSRLILPPLLRHLRQVAPGVDLAISQASRETMLAQLLDGELDLALGLFPDLPQDITAQPLFADRFISVADRQVLPPRGDLALEDWLARPHVLMAMRPDAFDEIERALAAQGLRRRIALALPHWSAAVEVLAGTDLILTVASRAVGSLRQHKTLRQFTPPLAIPSFDYQQAWHSRKDSDPGHRWLRETVWACSQPGR, encoded by the coding sequence ATGGATGAGCTGCGCAAGATCGACCTCAACCTACTGCTCGCCTTGCACGCCCTGCTCAGCGAAAAGCACGTGACCCGCGCCGCGCTGCGCCTGCACCGCAGTCAACCGGCAGTCAGCCACGCCCTGGCGCAGTTGCGTAAACACTTCGACGACCCGTTGCTGGTACGCCAAGGCGGCGGCATGGCCCTCAGCGCCCGCGCCCAGTCGCTGGCCCAACCCCTGCAAGATGCCCTGGGCAACCTCAACGGCCTGCTGGCTACCCCGTTGTTCGAACCCGCCAGGGCCCAGCGCCGTTTCCGGCTGTCACTGTCTGACTATTCCTCGCGCCTTATCCTGCCGCCTCTGCTACGCCATCTGCGCCAGGTAGCACCCGGGGTGGACCTGGCCATCAGCCAGGCCAGCCGCGAAACGATGCTGGCCCAGTTGCTCGACGGCGAACTGGACCTGGCCCTGGGCCTGTTCCCAGACCTGCCCCAGGACATCACCGCCCAGCCCCTGTTTGCCGACCGTTTCATCAGTGTTGCCGATCGCCAGGTATTGCCCCCTCGCGGTGATCTGGCCCTGGAAGACTGGCTGGCACGCCCGCATGTGTTGATGGCCATGCGCCCGGATGCCTTCGATGAAATCGAGCGTGCACTGGCCGCCCAAGGCCTGCGCCGTCGTATTGCCTTGGCCTTGCCACACTGGAGCGCGGCAGTCGAAGTGCTGGCTGGCACCGATCTGATCCTGACGGTGGCCAGCCGCGCTGTAGGGTCGTTACGCCAACACAAGACACTGCGCCAGTTCACGCCGCCACTGGCTATTCCCTCATTCGACTACCAGCAGGCCTGGCACAGCCGCAAGGACAGCGACCCTGGGCACCGCTGGCTGCGCGAAACCGTGTGGGCCTGCAGCCAGCCAGGGCGCTGA